The Ficedula albicollis isolate OC2 chromosome 6, FicAlb1.5, whole genome shotgun sequence genome has a window encoding:
- the TBC1D12 gene encoding TBC1 domain family member 12 codes for MYKPPPPSARRKNIEFEPLSTTALILEDRPANLPAKSVEEALRHRQEYDEMVAEAKKREIKEAHKRKKIMRERFKQEENIASAMVIWVNEILPNWEGMRATRRVRELWWQGLPPSVRGKVWSLAVGNELNITPELYEIFLSRAKERWKSFSETSSENDIEDAGASVADREASLELIKLDISRTFPSLYIFQKGGPYHDLLHSVLGAYTCYRPDVGYVQGMSFIAAVLILNLEEADAFIAFANLLNKPCQLAFFRVDHSMMLKYFAAFEVFFEENLPKLFLHFKSYSLTPDIYLIDWIFTLYSKSLPLDLACRVWDVFCRDGEEFLFRTGLGILRLYEDILLQMDFIHIAQFLTKLPEDITSEKLFSCIAAIQMQNSNKKWAQVFASLMKDNKEGDKNHSPAPKS; via the exons ATGTATAAACCCCCACCCCCGTCAGCAAGACGTAAAAACATTGAGTTTGAACCACTTTCAACTACTGCTTTGATTCTGGAGGATCGACCAGC aaatcttCCTGCCAAGTCAGTGGAGGAGGCTTTACGTCATCGACAAGAATACGATGAGATGGTGGCAGAAGCAAAGAAACGAG aaattaaagaagcacataaaaggaaaaaaataatgagagaGCGTTTCAAGCAAGAAGAGAATATCGCTAGTGCTATGGTGATTTGGGTCAATGAAATACTACCTAACTGGGAAGGCAT GCGCGCTACCCGAAGAGTTCGAGAGCTGTGGTGGCAGGGATTGCCTCCAAGTGTACGTGGGAAGGTTTGGAGTCTGGCTGTGGGAAATGAATTAAACATCACTCCTG AACTTTATGAAATCTTCTTGTCGAGGGCTAAGGAACGATGGAAAAGCTTCAGTGAGACAAGTTCTGAGAATGACATAGAAG ATGCAGGTGCATCTGTTGCTGATCGTGAGGCCAGTCTGGAGCTGATTAAGTTGGATATATCACGCACATTTCCATCCCTGTATATTTTCCAGAAG GGTGGTCCTTATCATGATCTCCTGCATAGTGTTTTAGGAGCATATACATGTTACAGACCAGATGTGGGATAT GTACAAGGGATGTCCTtcattgctgctgtgctcattCTCAATCTGGAAGAGGCAGATGCTTTCATTGCCTTTGCTAACCTTCTAAACAAGCCATGCCAGCTGGCCTTTTTCCGTGTGGATCACAGCATG ATGCTGAAATACTTTGCAGCCTTTGAAGTATTTTTCGAAGAAAATCTTCCTAAGttgtttcttcatttcaaatCGTACAGTCTTACTCCAGACATATATTTGATAGACTG GATTTTTACACTCTACAGCAAGTCATTACCACTTGATCTGGCCTGTCGTGTCTGGGATGTTTTCTGTAGAGATGGAGAAGAATTTTTGTTTAGGACAGGATTAGGAATCCTTCGGTTATATGAAGATATTCTCCTACAGATGGACTTTATTCATATAGCACAGTTTCTAACAAAACTTCCAGAAGATATTACatcagaaaagctttttagtTGTATAGCAGCTATTCAGATGCAGAATAGTAACAAAAAATGGGCACAG GTGTTTGCCTCACTGATGAAGGACAACAAAGAAGGAGACAAGAACCATAGCCCAGCACCGAAAAGCTAA